The genomic interval TCCCTAACAAAGTTGTGTTGCTTGCCGATGTGGAGAACAGGAACAATTTCACGAGTGAGAATTTGCCTATAATGAAATCAATGAATATGATAGGCGAAAAAGCAACGGCATATGTCTGTGAGGACTATGCATGCAAGCTACCTACGAACGACATTAAAGTATTTTTATCTCTTTTGGAGTAATTAAACTAAAGTAATTTAAAATAGATTACGGCGCTCTGCTGAATTGTATTATTTGTAAGGGGCGTTGAGTTTAATCAGATGATAGAGCCGGGAGAAAAATTGTATTAAGGGGAATTCGGCTTGCGTGGCAGCGTCTTACGAAGTATTATAATACTCACTATGATGCTTGATGTTCAAGATATCCTCAACGGTAACCGCAGAGCTATAGCAAGGGCTATCAGCTTAGTTGAGAATAATTCCGATGATTCAAAGGCACTTCTAAACAGTATTTTTGCGCATACCGGAAAGGCGCATAGACTCGGGATTACGGGCCCCCCGGGGGCTGGTAAAAGTACTATAGTAGATAATCTTGCCAAATTATTCAGAGAACAGAAGAGGAGCGTCGGAATAGTTGCCGTCGATCCTACGAGTCCGTTCACGGGAGGCGCACTGCTCGGGGACAGAATCAGGTTTCAGGAATACGCACAGAGCGATGATCTTTATTTCAGGAGCATGGCGACCAGAGGGAGCGTCGGCGGAATATCGAGAAAGACAGATGAAGTAGTTGACATACTTGATTCATCAGGAAAAGACGTAATACTGATTGAGACAGTGGGAGTCGGGCAGTCAGAACTTGAGATAGCCGAAGCGAGCGATACGACCATTGTTGTTCTTGTTCCTGAATCCGGAGATGATATTCAAGCCATGAAAGCCGGTCTGATGGAAATCGCTGACATTTTCGTTCTAAATAAATCCGACCGCGAAGGCGCCGATCTGGCTTATGCGAGCATTTCCAACTCTCTGCATCTTCGGGATAATAACGGCTGGGTACCACCGGTCATAAAAACAAGCGCGATCAATGGCGAGGGGATAGAAGAACTTATCGCGGCAATCAGCGAACATCATGATTGGATGGAAAAAGAGCAGACAGAAGAAAAATCACGGACGTTCAGGTTAAGAAAAAGGGTAAAAGAAATTATTAGTGAGGAATTAGATCAGAAATTCTGGACAGATAAGCGAAATAGACTACTGGACAAAATTCTCTCCGGAGATCAAAATGGAACTCAAACCCCGTATGAGATAGTTGAAGAGCTAAAGAAATAGAAATGAGCGGAAATTATTATCAATTGAAATTGATTGTCGATAGGCGTTTTTGGTGTTCATTGATCATTCTCATGAGTGTGGCTGAGATCGCGGACGCACAGTACCATTCGTTCGGGAGGAACAAAGTTCAGTACACAGATTTTGAATGGCAGGTGCTTTCGACCGATCATTTCGACATCTATTACGATCCCGATATGGAGGAGCTGACTCTTATCGGAGCAAAATACGCCGAGGAGTCGTACAAACTGCTGCAAAATAAATACAATCACACATTGAACTATCGGGTACCGTTAATATTTTACAGTTCGCATCTGTACTTTCAGCAAACAAACGTCATACCCAATATCCTCCCGGAGGGTGTAGGCGGGTTTTTCGAATATTTTAAGGGACGTGTTGTAATTCCAAGTGACGGTTCGATATCCCAGTTTAAACGGGTGATACGGCATGAATTGAACCACGTGTTCATGCACAGCAAACTTGTGCGGGTGCAGAAAAACCATCGAGTCTTAATTCCTAAGTTTCCACCCCTGTGGTTTTCGGAAGGGCTGGCAGAATTTTGGTCCGGAGAATCGGATACTCAGGCGGAAATGGTTATCAGAGACGCCGTACTTAATAATTATCTGGTTCCGGTCGATCAGCTGTTCACAATAGCCGGATCATACTTAATGTATAAAGAGGGAGAGAACTTACTTTCATTCATATCCGAGCGATACGGCGAAGAGAAGATTTTGCTTATAATGGAAAATTACTGGCTGTACTCCAAGTTCAGTGAGGTAGTTAAATACACCCTCGGCGTGGACTACAAAGAGCTGAACCGTCAGTGGACGTATCACTTGAAGAAAAAGTATTATCCCCTTTTAGAAGAGAAGGATAAGCCGCAAATGGCTTCGTCAATTGTAGATGAGGATGGATTTAACTCCAAGCCCACAATTTACACGGATAAAGACGGAATTAAGCAGGTGATCTACGTGGGAAATAAAATGGGATATTCGGGAATCTATCAAAAGCCATTTGATGCGCTAAAGCATGATGAACCTGAAGTTGTGCTTGTGGGCGAAAAATCAGGCGATTATGAGACGTTTCATCTTTTCAGGTCCTCAATCGACGTCAGTGAAAACCGCACTCTCATATTTGTTACAAAAAGCGGTGAGACAGACGTTATTCACAGAATCAGCCTTGATAACGGTCATAAATTTCCACCGTTGTTATTTCAAGATTTAGTTTCGATTGCCTCTCCCTCCTGGTCGCCGGACGGGAAAAAGATATCATTTGCCGGATTATCGAGAAACGGATATAACGATATTTATGTGTACGATCTATCTGATGATAATCTGTTAAAATTGACCAATGATTTTTACGACGATAGAGATCCCTCCTGGTCGCCGGATGGAAATCAGATATTGTTCGCATCGGACCGGACACAAACAGGACCTGCGGGTAAATACAACCTCTTCAAGGTCGGAATCAAAGATCTACAGATAAGATATCTCACTTTTGGAAATTTTAACGACCGGGCGCCAAAAGAGACCAAAGATGGAAAGATTATTTTTTATTCAGACCGGGGAGGCATGAATAATATATGGATGCTGATCCCGGTAGATAGAGAGGGCGGATTAAATATTATTTCTGCCTCTTTAAACAAAATGCCCGTGAGTAATCTGAAGAAATACCGGGCTGCCCGCATTACAAATTTTACTACTTCCGCGCTGGACCCTGTACTGAGTGACGACGGAGAGCTCATATTTACTGCATTTGAGGATTTTAGTTTCAAGATCATGAAATTAAAAAAATATAAGACGCACGAAATAAAGGTCGATAACGAGGTCGCTGTTCTCAACCGAACGGGATTATGGAGTCATAGTATATTGAAAAAGGACGTTTCGTCCATCAGCAAGAAATATAAAAGCGGTTACAGCCTCGACATAGCGCAAAGCCAGGTCACCCAGGACCCGATATTCGGTACGAGTGGAGGAGCGGCTTTCGCCTTTTCTGATATTCTCGGGAATAATCAATATTATATTCTCGTTTACAATAACGCACGAAGTTCGGGTGAATTACTAAAGAGTTTTAACGTGGCGGTAACCAAAATATCGCTGGCTGGAAGAACAAATATCGCCTACAGTGTTTTTCACCTAAATAACAGGAGGTTCAATCGAGTCAAAGGTTTTTTTGACGAGAGAAGATATGGCGGATTTTTGTCCGTTTCGTATCCGCTCTCATTTTTCAAAAGGATAGAAGCTTCCACGAGCCTAAGTTACTCCGACGAGGATAGGATAGGTATCGATTCCCGGCAGGCGTGGCTCGCCGTTAATTTCCTGCGATTCGTAAAAGACAACTCGCTTTGGGGACCCACAGGTCCGCTCGACGGTGAAAGGATTAGTTTATCAATTGGATATACAAATGATGTTCGGTACAACAACTTAAACTACTATACACTCATTGCCGACTACAGAAGATACTTTCGTTTCACGAGACGAACTTCATTTGCAACGAGATTAATGTACTTACACAGCCAGGGAAATCCGGACAGGGAGGTACAACGATTCTATCTCGGTGGTTCATGGACACTGAGACTATACCCGCGTTTTCAGGTTTGGGGAACGAGAGCATTTTTAATCAACAACGAATACAGATTCCCGTTCATCGACCAGCTGGGTATTAAATTTCCGTTTGGTACCATTGGATTTAGAGGTATCAGGGGCGCTGTGTTCTTTGACATGGGTAACGTTTATAATGGTGAATTGTTTGATGACAGGTGGGAAGACATCAAAGGGAGTTACGGAGTAGGATTTCGATTCAGGATAGGGGGGTTTCTCGTTCTGAGATATGATATAGGAAGAAGGACTGATTTTCGGGATTGGCCTGATACAATCTATAAACAATTTTTCTTCGGCTGGGATTTCTGACGGCATGATACTTATACACTTAATGACGTCGTTGATGCTATTGGCAATGTTGAGTTGTCCAGGTTCGATCAAGGTGACGAATATATCCACCATAAATAAGGATTCAGACTGGACACAGCTCGGGGGCAATCCCGAACATAACGGCAAGGCATTTAACGAGGTGAAACCGCCGTTGACTCAGCTATGGAGATCCTCTGTGGATCACGCACCCAACGGGAATTTAACAGCGGCACAGGGCAAAATATTTGTAGCCACGATGGGAGGTAAAGTCGTCGCACTCGATCACGAAACAGGTATATCATTAGGGTCATTAAATTTGGAGAAATCTATCGGGAAAGGAATTGCAATAGACGGCATACATGGCTACTTCGGAAGAGTGGGCGGTGACGAAACTTTATTCGGTTATGAACTCAGAAACGGAATTTACGTGTGGCAGAAAAAAATAGGTCCCGTAGAATCAATGCCCCTTGTTGTGGGAGAGCTTTTATATGTAACGACCGCTAACGGAGAGTTGTTTTGTCTCGACGCGGAAACAGGGACGGTAAAGTGGAGCTTTAAGAGCGGGAAGCCTTTTCATTCTACACCAACAAAGTCCGAGGGATTGATTTATGCGGCTAACGACTCCGGTTATGTTTATGCGCTGTACGCTTCGAGCGGAAAATTGAAATGGAAATACTTAACGGCAGCGCCTGTATTCTCCTCACCGATTGTTCATGGCGCTGATCTCTTCACAGCTAATCTGTCCGGACGTATATATTCTCTTGATAAAATCACAGGCGAAATTAACTGGGAATTCAGCGGAGAGGGAAGTTTTTATTCCATGGCTTCGATAGGCAATGACGCCTTATTTATAGCAAGCGGAAGCGGTATTCTCTATAAAATCGGCTTATCTCAAGGAAATTTAATCTGGGAGAGCGACTTATCAGCTCCGGTGAGTGAAGGATTACTCGTTTCAGGCAACTATATCTATGTGGGGTCACTAAATCATAATTTATATTGCTTGAGCGCCGAAACGGGTGAAATAGTCTGGCAGGAGAAACTTGACGGAAGAGTCAGAACCGCCCCCATCGAACACGCGGGAAAGATTTTTATCGGGGCTGAAGACAAATATGTTTACGCCTACTCAAATTTGGTTCAAGTGGATGAATAAGGTACTTATTCTCACTTTAACGCTGCTATTACAAACCGGTATGATAGAAGCTCAATCCGGCAGTGACAGCGATATTGAAATGTCATCTATCTTGATCACCGCACCGCGCGACGGCTTAACTCTATATATAGATGATTCGCTGATTGGCTACGTTACGAACGATACGCTGAGCATCCCGGCGGGTTTCCATCAATTGAGCGTTACCGACGGCAATTCCGACGTCTGGTCTGCAACTGATTGGACATGGTCGGGAATATTGGAACCTGACAGCGTCTATCTGTTCGAAGCAAAGATAGAAAGATTTACAATATTGAATACAATTCCGTTTGGGGCTAAGGTTGTGATCGATGGAATTCAGGTCGGCACCACACCTTTCGTTCTCAACAGTATAGAATCGGCGGTTGAGATTGTCATGGCAAACTACATGCCTGTTCGCCTGGAAGCTTCAGAACTTTCCGGGAAAAATATAATGACTATAGTCTTAGTTCAGGAATCTCCGGTTATGGCATCAGAATCGTCAGGTATTAAGCCTGAAATAACATCCGTCGGAGGAAGTATGGTCACCCGCTCGGCATATCTTCTGACAGCCGCATCGGGAATTGCAGCTGTTTGGTTCAAGTTCGAGGCGGATAAAGCGTTTAACGCCTTGCCGATGGCATTTGATCCGGAGGATATTGAGTATTATGAAAACCGAGCAAAAAAATATGACGATCTTGCAGCAATATCATTCGGAACATTTCAAATAGGATTCTTATATTCGATTTACCGTGCAATCCGCAATTGATTAAGAGCTAGAAAGGATTAGGGATAGGTGCAGGAGGAAAATTCCCATGACAGTGACTTAACAGAGGATAAAAAAGCCGGAGAAATGGGCTTTCTCGACCACCTCGAGGAGCTCAGATGGCGGATCCTCAAAGTTTTGATATCAGTTACAATTTTCAGCGTATTGTCATTCTTTTTTTCAGACTTCTTTGTCAATTTTCTTATTGAGCCGACGAAAGAAATGGATCCTCCCCTGAAACTCCAAGTCCTCAGGGTTCAAGGGATGCTGATAGTAAAGATGTGGATTGCGGTTTTAGGAGGATTTATAATCTCCCTGCCCACAATCGTTTATCAGGCGTGGCAATTTGTCTCACCCGGACTTTACCAAAGTGAAAAAAAGCACCTGCCAACTCTTATAGTTGCTACCTTCTTATCATTCATTCTCGGCGCAGCGTTCGCATACTACGTAATTATACCGCTGATAATTCCCACACTGCTTGCATTCGGAGTAGAGGGCGTGGAAAATAATATCTCGATAAATTACTATTTCGGTTTTGTGATACAGATGATTCTTGCAAGCGGGTTGATATTTGAAATGCCGGTTCTTTCGTACTTCCTGGGGAGAATAGGATTACTTACTCCTGCTTTTATGAGGCACTATCGAAGATATGCATTGGTAGGCATTATGATATTAGCAGCCCTGCTGACACCTCCTGACCCGCTAAGTCAGCTGTTGCTTGCAATACCGTTACTCATTCTCTATGAGATAAGCATTTACATTTCCGGAATCGCCTCAAGGAAACACAGAATAGGTACCTGAGCGGCATTGCCTTTATCTTCTATATGCTCACTTGAGTTTCGCATTCCCGGTCAAATGGATATTCACGGTTATTGCGTGTGTGTAAATGTGCCAAGTTCGATTAACGGGACATTAAAACTTGACCTTCAACAATCAGTGGATTACCTTTGCACTTTCAAATTTAAGGGCAATTAACGGAACAGATCGTTGGACTTATTCTTATCTACAAAAGCAGAAAAGATCAGAATGAAAAAGATCGTCGAGAATATCGGTGATGACCTGAAACTATTTAAAAGAGCCTACAAGTCCGCCATGCGGACGGATGTCTTCTTGATCAACAGGATTACAGGATACATGGCGGGACGATTCGGTAAATTACTGCGTCCTAAACTAGTAATTCTTTCTGCCCGTATGTTTGGGAATACAAATCAGAATTCAATCGCTTCCGCTGTCCTAATAGAACTGCTTCATACTGCTACCCTGATGCATGATGACGTTGTTGACAGGGCTGAGGAGAGGAGGGGAATACCCTCGATTCGTTCACTGTGGAAAAACAAAACCGCTGTGCTGATGGGAGATTTTCTATTCAGCAGAGCGTTGATAAACCTGATTGACCTTAAGGATTTCGATGCTCTCAGCGTACTTTCAAAAACAGCTGAACGGATGAGTAAGGGAGAGCTCCTACAGTTGGAGAAGAACCGGTCGACGGGGATGGACGAAGCCACGTATTTTAAAATGATCAGCGATAAAACCGCCTCA from Candidatus Neomarinimicrobiota bacterium carries:
- the meaB gene encoding methylmalonyl Co-A mutase-associated GTPase MeaB, whose translation is MMLDVQDILNGNRRAIARAISLVENNSDDSKALLNSIFAHTGKAHRLGITGPPGAGKSTIVDNLAKLFREQKRSVGIVAVDPTSPFTGGALLGDRIRFQEYAQSDDLYFRSMATRGSVGGISRKTDEVVDILDSSGKDVILIETVGVGQSELEIAEASDTTIVVLVPESGDDIQAMKAGLMEIADIFVLNKSDREGADLAYASISNSLHLRDNNGWVPPVIKTSAINGEGIEELIAAISEHHDWMEKEQTEEKSRTFRLRKRVKEIISEELDQKFWTDKRNRLLDKILSGDQNGTQTPYEIVEELKK
- a CDS encoding polyprenyl synthetase family protein, which codes for MDLFLSTKAEKIRMKKIVENIGDDLKLFKRAYKSAMRTDVFLINRITGYMAGRFGKLLRPKLVILSARMFGNTNQNSIASAVLIELLHTATLMHDDVVDRAEERRGIPSIRSLWKNKTAVLMGDFLFSRALINLIDLKDFDALSVLSKTAERMSKGELLQLEKNRSTGMDEATYFKMISDKTASLFSAACEMGALTTTDSSEHRKSLADYGENLGIAFQLKDDLFDFTGKKKHTGKPVGRDVKENLMTLPVIHSLSNGRLRESRKFVVALRKRNGAQNFEEVVDFVRGKGGLEYTKEKLLFHNQKALDAIEGIKESIYKEALVNFVQFNIDRSN
- the tatC gene encoding twin-arginine translocase subunit TatC encodes the protein MGFLDHLEELRWRILKVLISVTIFSVLSFFFSDFFVNFLIEPTKEMDPPLKLQVLRVQGMLIVKMWIAVLGGFIISLPTIVYQAWQFVSPGLYQSEKKHLPTLIVATFLSFILGAAFAYYVIIPLIIPTLLAFGVEGVENNISINYYFGFVIQMILASGLIFEMPVLSYFLGRIGLLTPAFMRHYRRYALVGIMILAALLTPPDPLSQLLLAIPLLILYEISIYISGIASRKHRIGT
- a CDS encoding PQQ-binding-like beta-propeller repeat protein, which codes for MILIHLMTSLMLLAMLSCPGSIKVTNISTINKDSDWTQLGGNPEHNGKAFNEVKPPLTQLWRSSVDHAPNGNLTAAQGKIFVATMGGKVVALDHETGISLGSLNLEKSIGKGIAIDGIHGYFGRVGGDETLFGYELRNGIYVWQKKIGPVESMPLVVGELLYVTTANGELFCLDAETGTVKWSFKSGKPFHSTPTKSEGLIYAANDSGYVYALYASSGKLKWKYLTAAPVFSSPIVHGADLFTANLSGRIYSLDKITGEINWEFSGEGSFYSMASIGNDALFIASGSGILYKIGLSQGNLIWESDLSAPVSEGLLVSGNYIYVGSLNHNLYCLSAETGEIVWQEKLDGRVRTAPIEHAGKIFIGAEDKYVYAYSNLVQVDE
- a CDS encoding PD40 domain-containing protein, encoding MSGNYYQLKLIVDRRFWCSLIILMSVAEIADAQYHSFGRNKVQYTDFEWQVLSTDHFDIYYDPDMEELTLIGAKYAEESYKLLQNKYNHTLNYRVPLIFYSSHLYFQQTNVIPNILPEGVGGFFEYFKGRVVIPSDGSISQFKRVIRHELNHVFMHSKLVRVQKNHRVLIPKFPPLWFSEGLAEFWSGESDTQAEMVIRDAVLNNYLVPVDQLFTIAGSYLMYKEGENLLSFISERYGEEKILLIMENYWLYSKFSEVVKYTLGVDYKELNRQWTYHLKKKYYPLLEEKDKPQMASSIVDEDGFNSKPTIYTDKDGIKQVIYVGNKMGYSGIYQKPFDALKHDEPEVVLVGEKSGDYETFHLFRSSIDVSENRTLIFVTKSGETDVIHRISLDNGHKFPPLLFQDLVSIASPSWSPDGKKISFAGLSRNGYNDIYVYDLSDDNLLKLTNDFYDDRDPSWSPDGNQILFASDRTQTGPAGKYNLFKVGIKDLQIRYLTFGNFNDRAPKETKDGKIIFYSDRGGMNNIWMLIPVDREGGLNIISASLNKMPVSNLKKYRAARITNFTTSALDPVLSDDGELIFTAFEDFSFKIMKLKKYKTHEIKVDNEVAVLNRTGLWSHSILKKDVSSISKKYKSGYSLDIAQSQVTQDPIFGTSGGAAFAFSDILGNNQYYILVYNNARSSGELLKSFNVAVTKISLAGRTNIAYSVFHLNNRRFNRVKGFFDERRYGGFLSVSYPLSFFKRIEASTSLSYSDEDRIGIDSRQAWLAVNFLRFVKDNSLWGPTGPLDGERISLSIGYTNDVRYNNLNYYTLIADYRRYFRFTRRTSFATRLMYLHSQGNPDREVQRFYLGGSWTLRLYPRFQVWGTRAFLINNEYRFPFIDQLGIKFPFGTIGFRGIRGAVFFDMGNVYNGELFDDRWEDIKGSYGVGFRFRIGGFLVLRYDIGRRTDFRDWPDTIYKQFFFGWDF